The region ctcaccataaatcaggcacagggtgggtgacagaaaCAGCCAAAAaaacttgggtacgttaagtttttttagacatttttcaaatttttaattgtttgtttacaatacataattacattatatattgtatcataggaggaattgcgtgcatatcacaacacacagcagacacaggcaactgatactAAGAGTTTCGCACCACTTTCGAGTGCGCCTAAAGATGACGacttatctttggtacaaactatcttcggaaaacgacgtggccaccagaaaggatatggacgtatccttaacataagggaccaaactccatttactattgatcatctacaaactagagatgaagagatgaTTGAGATGAGAAAGCGTATTCGACAATTAGAGGAGCACATccagactcattgtatcaccctgagatctcaatgtgccccaccaccacctgatgatcccgatgttggagcaccgagtcAGTAGGGCTTAtgtataagttttattattatagactattacattttcatgtttaggacaactctttattttgattgagcaaacgtactcttatgtttttatttatatgtttaatataagtgttttaattttattcaattgttttatatttaattcaaattaaatcaataaataaatataagtgAATAAACAttgcacatataaaaaaaatctcgGCTTAGTCTATACcattgcacatataaaacattgcACATCTTCATTGACGCCTTCAATGCCTATTGCCAAAGATATCTCAGGAGAGCCCTCAACCATCTCCTCCTTTTCCAGGTAAGCAATACACTTCAACAACTCAGCCTGCCTTATATGGTTTGGTAGATGGGCAAAGTCCGCTTTGGGTTTGCTTTTCCAAAACATATAGAAGCACTGAAACGCTGCTCCCTCGTACTTCTCTAGGATGCGGGCGTTTGTCTCCTCGAGCCCGGCGAACTTAGCCTCAGCTGCTCGTAATTCCTCAGCATGCTTGGCATCAACCACCTTGTGCTGCTCGGTGAGCCTTTCTTCGACCGCCTTGATCTCTTCAGCGTGCGCAGCTGTCTCCTCCAAACGACGCCAACCGGTACTCGTGGCCAGAATCCCCTGCGaatagagaaggggagatgagaatctatggcCAACGATCAGAAGAAGTGGAAACGTTGTGgtaacattgctcgtgtataagagttaagcttttatacagcaagcagcattctaacgtaaacactaggAAACATACGAACATTTTGGAAAAAAGGAGTAAAAAGTAAAAGTGAAACAGAGGGGTCATTTATATTGGTCGAGGTACGGTTAATAAGGTTTGACAGGTCATCCGGAAGGTCGAtcgtttaagtttactttatgcttgtcgcagtaaaataaacttaggggcaaatgtttacccagaACAGCCCCTGATGACATGGCAGGATTGACGTACACGTGGGATGCACGCATCGATTAAGTAAGCGTTGCTTGCTCGACCCTCGACCAGAATGAGGATCATTGGCTCACCAGACATCATACTTATAGGTAACCaacctggtcgcatatattcatttacttCCGTctgatatgcaatcttgtaatgtaattttcattattattgaGATACGCGTGTATTAATTggaattaaggcccatcggcccatgtaacccctttgagcctataaataagaagaagatggcccaaggaagggacttttgaaccatCAATCTTTGGATTCAAAGGAatgagcatagtgtgattatccatcgaaattgtaatcctctcgagacttgtgaaactcgtgaaccctagttcattgatcataatatggggattcaatatcaataagaacactaagtggacataggttattatcatctagttggggccgaaccactataaatcgtttgtgtcattttcttttcatttgattctcttcttgatttcctcttgttctttgtcgtttatttgactccgtgtcgttggccaaatcgagggtcaacagcttattatttttttgtataagAACATTTTTGCTCTTCTTTTGCAATATACTCTTTCTCTCTTCATCTATTTGTCTTTTTGTTTTCTCTTTGAGTTCTATAGATTGTGTAATATTTGCATAATGATCATGGTATCAGATAATGGTTTATAGAGTTGAATTTCCTAAGCGTAACCATAGCTTTCGCAGATCCAAATTTTTTCTGGTAGCTTGGGTCTTCTTCACATTGCAGCGATTTGGGCCGGAGCACCATTGCAACAACCTGGTATGTGATTTTTGTGTTCGTCTGCAATTTTAGGGTTTCGTCAAATTGTaaaatttgggaattttttggCTGAGGTGGCTGTTTGAAGTTTGTTTTGTGTCTATAATGGCTAGTGTTAACCGAGTTTTTCGGCAACtataattatgaaagataagagagcttaaaaaaTAAGGATTTCGAAAATGcaaacaggatttttacgtggttgaggcgttaatgagccttagtccacgagtcatttgtattagagcttagagagcttttgacaatggagttttctgcaaatttGAGCAGAGTAATCGCTTACAAGCCAACCCTTGGGGATCCCCCCTACTGTGCACAACTAgcactatttataggcagtcttgtgcaatgggcttgggctAGACTAATCCTGGCCCAATAGAGATGTAATTATAGTTTGCtcactaatggagccataatacaaaggatttgaaatatataacatatattaacaaaggcccattgggccagcccaaacatgaTCACATTATAAGACTCGCGACAAACAGTTGCTTCAGTTTGGGTGTTACGATCCACGAGGAAGATtcgggggacaagatctgtcagtgTAGTGGCAGCACTGTTTCCCAGGAACAATGTACGCTCCATGCGTAACTTCTTCTTCATAGTTAAGGAGACCAACTTTTGTGTTTCTCGAGGACCTGTCAGCTTCAGGGAAGACCAAAATTTTCCTACCCGAACATcttgtccgggttcatttactaatggcccggaccatatggacggggacaccttgtccGGGATCATTCTGGACAGGGACACCTTGTCCGGGATCATTTTGTCCGGGATCATTACTGATGGCCCGGAACATatggacggggacaccttgtccGAGATCATCTTGTCCGGGATCACTCTGGACAGGGACACcttggccgggatcatcttgtccgggatcattctggacggggacaccttggccgggatcatcttgtccgggatcatctggacggggacaccttggccgggatcatcttgtccGGGATCATTCTTTGATGGCCCGAACCATATGGACGGGGACTATCATGACTTTCTTCCCTGTTCATTGGGCTCAGGGTGGGCCTGGATCTCTCTGAGGGAGCCCATGTACCCATCATGTCACGCCACGCGTCCCgcgggaaaacagggataacagcTAGTAATAGAGATGATTCCCTTCAGTCAATTAGTGTGAGGTTAGATGGAAATAATTACTCTTATTAGAACTATGTGATGAAAAAAAATTGGAAGGGAAAAAGATGTGAGGTTATGTTTCTGGAACTGTGATTAAACCTACAAATGACAAAGCAGGTTATGCAACTTTGCTAGAAAATTgggaagtggataattcaaaaattatcacttggataaacaactttgtgGAACACTCAATAGGTACCCAATTGGCTAAGTATGATACAACAAAAGAAGTTTGGGATCATCTTGCAAGATTGTATACACAGTCTAACTTTGCAAAACAATATTAGTTAGAATCAGATATTAGAGCTATTGAACAGAAAGATATGAGTATTCAAGAGTTCTATTCAATTATGACAGATCTTTGGGATCAATTAGCTCTTATCGAATCTGAAGAACTAAGAGCTTTTGCACCTTACATTGCTCGTAGGGATGAGCAACGTCTGGTTCAATTTTTAATGGCACTTCGTGATGACTTTGAGGGGCTGTGTGGCTCTATTTTGCATCGTACTCCACTTCCTTCGATTGATTCATTAGTCAGTGAGTT is a window of Humulus lupulus chromosome 4, drHumLupu1.1, whole genome shotgun sequence DNA encoding:
- the LOC133830507 gene encoding uncharacterized protein LOC133830507; this encodes MDTHHKSGTGWVTETAKKTWEELRAYHNTQQTQATDTKSFAPLSSAPKDDDLSLVQTIFGKRRGHQKGYGRILNIRDQTPFTIDHLQTRDEEMIEMRKRIRQLEEHIQTHCITLRSQCAPPPPDDPDVGAPSQ